One genomic segment of Rivularia sp. PCC 7116 includes these proteins:
- a CDS encoding P-loop NTPase fold protein produces the protein MSNTKFWRNAYQLFKPEEPLVTAEDLRNFYVQRDNSPVNKLVSLLEMEDDPAKFLLAGHRGGGKTTELRRLQQKVADFYTVIWIDTQTALDRYNIGYAEVIVLIGLEIARQAIQSNWLSNRKDELLNALQDSLKTVVYQDKDSETDGLQFPEFLTKLGLVLKRGLTREVNKTLNVRPLLSEIIDRVNDIIKAAEEEREQRLLIIVDGLDRHDQVTALEMFSSPLLVELKSHIVYSIPISLRYSPSFRQPMESFQKCLDLNNPPVFESDDNLCPTNNPNQHGREILIKVINARLVKLGDSYKGLFNPDALELICEKSGGVMRDLVRLARTTCEIGLRNKLSFIDLDTAQEAVQEVRREYNLSDYHYPELESIHKTGKLTTKTHKLPNKGEFIISDELLQNKLVLGYYNSKQESWFDINPILMEDLQRWQATNNIS, from the coding sequence ATGAGTAATACAAAATTTTGGCGAAATGCTTACCAGCTATTTAAACCAGAAGAACCTCTGGTAACGGCTGAAGACCTGAGAAATTTTTACGTTCAAAGAGATAACAGTCCCGTAAATAAGCTCGTTAGTTTGCTGGAAATGGAAGACGATCCAGCAAAATTTTTATTGGCTGGTCATCGGGGTGGGGGAAAAACTACTGAGTTGCGACGGTTGCAACAAAAAGTAGCTGATTTTTACACTGTTATATGGATTGATACGCAAACTGCTTTAGATAGATACAATATTGGCTATGCGGAAGTGATAGTTTTAATTGGTTTAGAAATTGCACGTCAAGCCATTCAATCTAATTGGCTATCTAATAGAAAAGATGAATTATTAAATGCTCTGCAAGATAGTCTAAAAACTGTAGTTTATCAAGATAAAGATAGTGAAACTGATGGTTTGCAATTTCCAGAATTTCTGACCAAATTAGGATTAGTTCTCAAGCGTGGTTTAACTAGAGAAGTAAATAAAACTCTTAATGTTCGTCCTTTATTGAGCGAGATTATTGATAGAGTTAATGATATTATCAAGGCTGCGGAAGAGGAAAGAGAACAAAGGCTATTAATCATTGTTGATGGTTTAGATAGACACGACCAAGTAACTGCTTTGGAGATGTTTTCTAGTCCACTATTAGTAGAATTAAAATCCCATATTGTCTATTCGATTCCTATTTCTTTGCGATATTCTCCAAGTTTCCGTCAACCGATGGAAAGTTTTCAAAAATGCTTGGATTTGAATAATCCTCCAGTATTTGAATCTGATGATAATTTATGTCCTACTAATAATCCCAATCAACATGGTCGAGAAATTTTAATCAAAGTAATAAATGCACGTCTTGTTAAGTTGGGTGATAGTTATAAAGGTTTATTTAATCCCGATGCTTTGGAATTAATTTGTGAAAAAAGTGGTGGTGTGATGCGAGATTTAGTTAGGCTTGCACGTACTACCTGTGAAATTGGATTGCGAAACAAACTTTCATTTATAGACTTAGATACTGCACAAGAAGCAGTACAAGAAGTACGTCGAGAGTATAACTTAAGTGACTACCACTATCCGGAGCTTGAGTCTATACACAAAACTGGGAAGTTAACTACTAAAACTCATAAATTACCTAATAAAGGCGAATTTATTATTTCTGACGAACTTTTGCAAAATAAATTAGTTTTAGGTTATTACAATTCAAAGCAGGAATCTTGGTTTGATATTAATCCTATTTTGATGGAGGATTTACAGCGTTGGCAAGCTACAAATAATATATCATAA